In Chitinivibrionales bacterium, one genomic interval encodes:
- a CDS encoding PAS domain S-box protein — MAKPEKKPRLPSLSINKALLSSQKKYELFFNNLRDASSLFEMRDDGLPGRYLEVNDTLCKWLGYTREELLDLSPLDISEKKEEAINREVSAVFAGKGSHLIERTLVAKDGRKIPVEVNFHYINYDGKKAVLSISRDISERKKAVASLCESEEKFARVFHSSPVAMSITRQSDGMFLHVNSKLLQLTGFDQNELIGKTTAELGLWDDEPRKAMLKDLAASKSLHTIEVEIGRKNGGTVPVLWSAELVQIAGSPCVLASALDITEYKKAMEALRESEEKFRSLIEQNLEGFALIDEKGMVIEWNAALEDITGLARHDVLGRPLWEVQSLMRPDENTASDHFNRREKMLSVLKSGRTPGGRKPYETKIVKPNGTRAFIQQTIFPIKTYSGFRLGAITRDITQQRHAEEALRESEEKFRSMIEQNLEGFSLIDETGTVTEWNTALEEMTGLKRGDVIGKAMWDVQAMMRPAEVKSRGFYERIREMMRAMIKSGDNPMLGKPFETPIQKPDGSSAIIQQVVFPIKTKNGFRFGSIKRDVTSQKHAEDALRDSEQRFKTLIENAFEGIAVVDRNGTVKYSSPGLTRILGFTPEDRYGANVFKNIHPDDSVRAQEAFGRALAHPLESFPIFLRYRRSDGSWRWLECVGKNLLDASAINGIVINYRDVSERKRAEEDQQRFEQQMQKVEKLESLGILAGGIAHDFNNLLTGIFGYIDVARMFNSSGAADKVAMNLSKALDVFNRARALTQQLLTFSKGGAPVKKTLSLPPLLTSTTNFVLSGSSVSARFGFPDGLWPCEVDENQFGQVIDNILINARQAMPTGGSVVVTAENFPKGQPVPAPLAQGDYVRISIRDFGIGISKDHLPHIFDPFFTTKQEGSGLGLATAYSIIRKHEGIIEAESELGIGSTFYIYLPAHPSAAAEPLSTRIKKHRGQGVVLVMDDEDFVRDVAAEMLKTMGYTADPAKNGAEAVEKYQKAFSSPVPYALVILDLTVPAGMGGKDTLKDLLKINPAVIAIAASGFSEDPVMTDPPAFGFKGKLRKPFTKEELGDVLERVVGPLK; from the coding sequence ATGGCAAAGCCTGAAAAAAAACCACGTCTGCCCTCCTTGTCAATCAATAAAGCCCTGCTTTCAAGCCAGAAGAAATACGAGCTTTTTTTCAACAATCTGCGGGACGCCTCATCCCTGTTCGAGATGCGTGACGACGGCCTTCCCGGCCGTTATCTTGAGGTGAACGACACGTTGTGCAAATGGCTCGGGTACACCCGCGAGGAACTGCTCGACCTTTCTCCTTTGGACATAAGCGAAAAGAAGGAAGAGGCGATCAACCGCGAGGTCTCCGCGGTCTTTGCCGGAAAAGGAAGCCATTTGATCGAGCGTACCCTGGTTGCCAAAGACGGCAGGAAGATCCCCGTGGAGGTCAATTTCCACTATATCAACTATGATGGAAAAAAGGCCGTCTTGTCGATATCGAGGGACATCTCGGAGCGGAAGAAAGCCGTGGCGTCGCTCTGCGAAAGCGAGGAAAAGTTTGCGCGGGTCTTTCATTCAAGCCCGGTCGCCATGTCCATCACCCGGCAATCGGACGGGATGTTCCTTCATGTCAACAGCAAGCTGTTACAGCTCACCGGTTTCGATCAAAATGAACTGATCGGCAAAACCACCGCCGAACTCGGCCTTTGGGACGACGAACCGCGCAAGGCAATGCTCAAGGACCTCGCGGCCTCCAAGTCTCTGCACACCATCGAGGTTGAAATCGGCAGAAAAAACGGGGGAACCGTACCCGTCTTGTGGTCAGCTGAACTCGTGCAGATCGCCGGCAGCCCCTGCGTCCTCGCCTCCGCCCTTGACATCACCGAATACAAGAAAGCAATGGAAGCCTTGCGTGAAAGCGAGGAGAAGTTCCGTTCCCTCATCGAGCAGAACCTCGAGGGCTTCGCCCTTATTGACGAGAAGGGAATGGTGATCGAATGGAACGCGGCGCTTGAGGACATCACCGGCCTTGCGCGCCATGATGTCCTGGGAAGGCCTCTCTGGGAGGTGCAGTCGCTGATGCGGCCGGATGAAAATACGGCGTCCGACCATTTCAACCGCAGGGAAAAAATGCTCTCCGTTCTCAAAAGCGGCAGGACGCCGGGCGGGAGAAAACCCTACGAGACCAAGATCGTCAAACCAAACGGAACCCGTGCTTTCATACAACAGACCATTTTTCCCATCAAAACGTACAGCGGATTCCGGCTCGGCGCCATCACCCGCGACATAACCCAGCAGCGGCATGCCGAGGAGGCCCTGCGCGAAAGCGAGGAAAAGTTCCGCTCCATGATAGAGCAGAACCTCGAAGGGTTTTCACTCATTGACGAGACCGGAACCGTGACCGAATGGAACACGGCGCTTGAAGAAATGACCGGCCTCAAACGCGGCGACGTTATCGGCAAGGCGATGTGGGACGTGCAGGCCATGATGCGGCCGGCTGAGGTGAAATCCCGCGGTTTCTACGAACGCATCCGGGAGATGATGCGTGCAATGATCAAAAGCGGTGACAATCCCATGCTGGGGAAACCCTTCGAAACGCCGATACAGAAGCCGGACGGGTCGTCGGCCATCATACAGCAGGTCGTGTTCCCGATAAAAACGAAAAACGGTTTCAGGTTCGGTTCCATCAAGCGCGACGTCACCAGCCAGAAACACGCCGAGGACGCGCTGCGGGACAGTGAACAGCGGTTTAAAACGCTCATCGAAAACGCCTTTGAAGGCATCGCCGTTGTTGACAGAAACGGAACAGTGAAATATTCGAGCCCCGGACTTACCCGAATCCTTGGATTCACCCCGGAGGACCGATACGGCGCAAACGTGTTTAAAAACATTCACCCCGACGACTCGGTGCGGGCCCAGGAGGCCTTCGGCAGGGCCTTGGCGCATCCTTTGGAGAGCTTCCCAATATTCCTCCGCTACAGACGCAGCGACGGTTCTTGGCGCTGGCTCGAATGCGTGGGGAAAAACCTCCTTGATGCCAGCGCGATCAACGGTATCGTCATTAACTACCGCGACGTCAGCGAGCGCAAACGGGCCGAGGAGGACCAGCAAAGGTTCGAGCAGCAGATGCAGAAGGTGGAAAAGCTTGAATCGCTCGGCATCCTCGCCGGCGGCATCGCGCACGACTTCAACAACCTGCTTACCGGCATCTTCGGCTACATCGATGTCGCGCGCATGTTCAATTCGTCGGGTGCGGCAGACAAGGTGGCCATGAACCTGTCCAAAGCGCTCGACGTCTTCAACAGGGCGCGCGCGCTCACGCAACAATTGCTTACGTTTTCGAAAGGCGGTGCACCGGTCAAAAAGACGCTCTCGCTCCCCCCCCTTCTCACCAGCACGACAAATTTCGTTCTGAGCGGCTCCAGCGTGAGCGCGCGCTTCGGTTTTCCCGACGGCCTCTGGCCGTGCGAGGTTGACGAAAACCAATTTGGGCAAGTCATCGATAATATTCTCATCAATGCCCGGCAGGCAATGCCCACGGGCGGATCGGTGGTCGTGACCGCGGAAAATTTCCCGAAAGGCCAGCCGGTTCCGGCGCCTCTTGCGCAAGGCGATTATGTGCGCATTTCCATCCGCGATTTCGGCATTGGAATCTCAAAGGACCACCTGCCGCATATTTTTGACCCGTTCTTCACCACCAAGCAGGAAGGAAGCGGGCTCGGGCTTGCAACCGCTTATTCGATCATCAGGAAGCACGAAGGCATCATCGAGGCGGAATCGGAACTCGGCATCGGCTCAACATTTTATATCTATCTGCCGGCGCACCCGTCCGCCGCGGCGGAGCCCCTTTCCACAAGGATAAAAAAGCACCGCGGCCAGGGTGTCGTGCTCGTCATGGACGATGAGGATTTCGTTCGCGACGTGGCGGCCGAGATGCTGAAGACCATGGGCTATACCGCGGATCCCGCAAAAAACGGCGCCGAAGCGGTTGAAAAGTATCAAAAGGCGTTTTCCTCGCCGGTGCCGTACGCCCTTGTCATCCTCGACCTTACCGTGCCGGCCGGCATGGGAGGCAAGGACACCCTGAAGGATTTGCTGAAAATCAACCCCGCGGTCATCGCAATCGCGGCGAGCGGCTTTTCGGAAGACCCGGTGATGACCGACCCGCCGGCGTTTGGTTTCAAGGGTAAGCTGAGGAAGCCATTTACAAAAGAAGAACTTGGCGATGTGCTTGAGCGGGTGGTGGGGCCATTGAAATAG
- the mscL gene encoding large conductance mechanosensitive channel protein MscL, producing the protein MNPIKNIAGLDPAKRAFSLVDEFKAFAFKGNVIDMAVGIIVGAAFGKIIDSFVKHIIMPLISLLLPAQQDYLNWKLVIGAKVVPYGLFVGEVVNFLIIAGVLFIFIVKFLGVLTKSKQKEALAPPPLTKDQELLSEIRDLLRNKN; encoded by the coding sequence ATGAATCCCATAAAAAATATCGCCGGCCTCGATCCGGCAAAAAGGGCGTTTTCGCTGGTTGACGAATTCAAGGCGTTTGCCTTCAAGGGCAACGTCATCGACATGGCCGTCGGCATCATCGTCGGGGCGGCGTTCGGGAAGATCATAGATTCGTTTGTCAAGCACATCATCATGCCGCTCATCAGCCTGCTTCTTCCGGCGCAGCAGGACTACCTCAACTGGAAGCTCGTCATCGGGGCAAAGGTGGTGCCGTACGGACTGTTCGTCGGCGAGGTTGTGAACTTCCTCATCATCGCCGGGGTGCTTTTCATCTTCATCGTGAAATTCCTGGGGGTTCTTACCAAATCAAAGCAGAAGGAGGCGCTCGCGCCCCCGCCGTTGACAAAAGACCAGGAGCTGCTGTCGGAAATACGCGACTTGTTGCGGAATAAAAACTGA
- the glnA gene encoding type I glutamate--ammonia ligase has protein sequence MGSPKTAKDVLAMLKAEKIEVVDFRFIDFLGTWQHFSYPTVEVDESAFEKGLGFDASSIRGWQAINESDMLIKPVPETAFIDPFFKDKTLTLICDICDPITGQDYSRDPRNIARKAEKYLKASGVGDTAYFGPEAEFFIFDDIRYGQACNYGYYYIDSEEGIWNSGRAENIDGCGNSHNTGYKIRHKEGYFPVPPADSLQDIRSDMMLTLLKMGVESEKQHHEVATAGQAELGIKFAPLVQMADAVIKYKYGIKNVAKKYGKTVTFMPKPLFQDNGSGMHTHISIWKGGKNMFAGGEYAGLSKTALYAIGGIIKHAPSLLAFCTPTTNSFRRLVPGFEAPVNLAYSSRNRSAAIRIPMYSESAKAKRLEFRCPDPTCNPYLAFPAMLMACLDGIQNKIDPGKPLDKDIYELPPEELAKVPHTPGSLRDVLSALEKDHEYLLKGDVFTQDVIDTWIEYKTKNEVDPMSLRPHPWEYHLYFDA, from the coding sequence ATGGGCAGTCCAAAAACAGCCAAGGACGTCTTGGCCATGCTCAAGGCCGAGAAGATTGAGGTTGTCGATTTCAGGTTCATTGATTTCCTGGGCACCTGGCAGCATTTCTCCTACCCCACGGTTGAAGTTGATGAAAGCGCATTCGAAAAGGGTCTCGGTTTCGACGCATCAAGCATCCGCGGATGGCAGGCCATCAATGAATCCGACATGCTGATTAAACCCGTGCCCGAGACCGCGTTTATCGACCCGTTCTTCAAGGATAAAACGCTCACGCTCATATGCGACATTTGCGATCCCATCACGGGCCAGGATTATTCGCGTGACCCGCGCAACATTGCGCGCAAGGCGGAAAAGTACCTCAAGGCCTCCGGCGTCGGCGACACCGCCTATTTCGGGCCCGAAGCAGAATTTTTCATCTTCGACGACATCCGCTATGGCCAGGCTTGCAACTACGGTTATTATTACATCGATTCCGAAGAAGGAATCTGGAACAGCGGCCGCGCGGAGAATATTGACGGATGCGGAAATTCGCACAATACCGGGTACAAGATCCGGCACAAGGAAGGGTACTTTCCGGTCCCGCCCGCCGATTCCCTGCAGGACATCCGCAGCGACATGATGCTCACGCTCCTTAAAATGGGCGTTGAGAGCGAGAAACAGCACCACGAAGTGGCCACGGCCGGACAGGCGGAACTCGGTATCAAGTTCGCCCCGCTTGTTCAAATGGCCGACGCGGTAATCAAATACAAGTACGGCATCAAGAATGTCGCCAAGAAATACGGAAAGACCGTCACGTTCATGCCCAAGCCGCTCTTCCAGGACAATGGCAGCGGCATGCACACGCATATTTCCATTTGGAAAGGCGGCAAGAACATGTTTGCGGGCGGCGAATACGCCGGGCTCTCCAAGACCGCGCTCTATGCCATCGGCGGCATCATCAAGCACGCGCCGTCGCTGCTTGCGTTCTGCACGCCGACCACGAACAGCTTCCGGCGCCTGGTGCCGGGTTTCGAGGCGCCGGTGAACCTCGCTTACTCGAGCAGGAACCGCAGCGCCGCCATCCGTATCCCGATGTACTCGGAATCGGCAAAGGCCAAGCGGCTCGAGTTCCGCTGCCCCGACCCGACGTGCAACCCGTATCTGGCCTTCCCGGCGATGCTCATGGCCTGTCTCGACGGCATCCAGAACAAGATCGACCCGGGCAAGCCGCTCGACAAGGACATCTACGAACTGCCGCCCGAGGAACTCGCCAAGGTCCCGCACACGCCCGGCTCGCTCCGCGACGTGCTTTCGGCCCTGGAAAAGGACCACGAGTACCTGCTCAAGGGCGACGTGTTCACGCAGGACGTGATCGACACGTGGATCGAATACAAGACCAAGAACGAGGTCGATCCCATGTCGCTCCGTCCGCACCCGTGGGAATATCACCTCTATTTCGACGCATGA
- a CDS encoding fused MFS/spermidine synthase, producing the protein MKRKVVAVQAGSPHAVFILLIAALAGFCTMAYEVVWFRILKFFVDNSIHSFGIMLSTFLFGITVGGYLFPRFVDRKKDPLLFLGIMEFGIGLLCILSIPIISQLNNLMPALGKIFGENWNAEIIIRFVSFACAMLLPTMLMGGAFPVIGKIYSGGRPLVGKSIGEAYGVNTVGGVLGSFAGGFVLIPLFGVQNSVTVLSFLNILTGAACLLRGASLLKPLRLAVSGSCIVLACLLTIAIPQNAFLPVYGAKYPPPANTLLYLKENVNGTTAVFQDTRRPAQKYLLIDNTGEVSTDYFSMRAFRFLALLPALYCPQAQDALIVTFGSGIVAGAIAGLPGISHVDCVEICKEAFNAAKNFSAENHDVLNSPKINFIVNDGRNYVLTTGRRYDIISADATHPTSSDSWILYTKEFYALCKNRLNDRGIMCQWIPLHGILEKDYKIILNTFHTVFPYVAVYYSGGYKTFGHTVLLGSRSPMTIDFFKAQELFQNTQIKDDLVRLNINTIYDFFNGFLMDQDAIAQLAGSAPVNTDDKPRIIFSKFELEKKPFMELASIIKNRKSVYPQLSNLNPDSALAVKQRMERNFEAMGHVFDGLMLEYKEATLRIKQDFGKSKAQIIRNLMESKAIFEQMISNYQTALQLDPEDYNAKFLLMRVSSELDYLNSFLDAMQANGGNVTDGQNQ; encoded by the coding sequence ATGAAAAGAAAAGTTGTTGCCGTGCAGGCCGGGTCGCCACACGCCGTGTTTATCCTACTCATCGCCGCGCTTGCAGGGTTCTGCACCATGGCGTATGAAGTGGTATGGTTTAGAATCCTCAAATTTTTCGTGGACAACAGCATCCATTCTTTCGGAATAATGCTTTCGACCTTTCTTTTCGGCATCACTGTTGGCGGCTACTTGTTTCCCCGGTTTGTCGACAGAAAGAAAGACCCTCTCCTTTTTCTGGGCATCATGGAGTTCGGCATAGGCCTTCTCTGCATTCTTTCCATTCCCATCATTTCTCAGCTTAACAATTTGATGCCTGCGCTCGGCAAAATTTTCGGGGAAAACTGGAACGCTGAAATCATCATCAGGTTTGTTTCGTTTGCCTGCGCCATGCTCCTGCCCACAATGCTTATGGGCGGCGCATTTCCCGTCATCGGCAAAATCTATTCGGGCGGGCGGCCACTGGTGGGAAAATCCATCGGCGAAGCGTACGGCGTCAACACCGTCGGCGGCGTGCTCGGGTCTTTTGCCGGCGGATTTGTTCTGATTCCGCTTTTCGGCGTTCAGAACAGCGTCACGGTACTGAGTTTTTTGAATATTTTGACAGGTGCCGCGTGCCTCTTGCGGGGAGCCAGCCTACTGAAGCCGCTGCGGCTTGCCGTCAGTGGAAGCTGCATTGTCCTTGCGTGCCTCCTCACCATCGCCATCCCCCAGAATGCCTTTTTACCCGTGTACGGCGCCAAATATCCGCCCCCGGCGAACACCCTGCTTTACCTTAAGGAAAACGTCAACGGCACCACTGCCGTTTTCCAGGACACGCGGCGGCCGGCGCAAAAATACCTGCTCATCGACAACACCGGCGAGGTGAGCACCGATTATTTCAGCATGCGGGCCTTCCGCTTTCTTGCGCTGCTGCCGGCGTTGTATTGCCCCCAGGCGCAAGATGCCCTTATCGTGACCTTCGGCAGCGGCATCGTCGCCGGTGCCATCGCGGGGCTGCCCGGCATTTCCCACGTGGATTGCGTGGAGATCTGCAAGGAAGCCTTCAACGCGGCGAAAAATTTCTCCGCCGAGAACCACGACGTGCTCAACAGTCCGAAAATAAATTTCATCGTGAATGACGGCCGCAATTACGTGCTCACTACCGGCAGGCGCTACGACATCATCAGCGCGGACGCCACGCACCCCACGAGCAGCGACAGCTGGATCCTTTACACAAAGGAATTCTACGCGCTGTGCAAAAACCGGCTCAACGACCGGGGGATCATGTGCCAGTGGATCCCCCTGCACGGCATTCTGGAGAAGGACTACAAGATCATCCTCAATACGTTCCATACCGTTTTTCCCTATGTCGCTGTGTATTACTCAGGAGGATACAAGACCTTCGGCCACACCGTGCTGCTCGGCTCAAGAAGCCCCATGACCATTGACTTTTTCAAAGCACAGGAACTGTTTCAGAACACGCAGATAAAAGACGACCTGGTCCGGCTGAACATCAATACCATATACGATTTTTTCAACGGATTTCTCATGGATCAGGACGCCATCGCCCAACTTGCCGGCAGCGCGCCGGTGAACACCGACGATAAGCCGCGAATAATCTTCTCTAAATTCGAACTTGAGAAAAAGCCGTTCATGGAGCTTGCATCAATCATTAAAAACAGAAAAAGCGTGTATCCGCAACTCAGCAATCTGAACCCGGACAGCGCGCTTGCGGTCAAGCAAAGGATGGAAAGAAACTTCGAGGCCATGGGGCATGTTTTTGACGGGCTTATGCTTGAATATAAAGAAGCGACTTTACGGATAAAACAGGACTTCGGAAAATCAAAAGCTCAGATCATACGGAACCTTATGGAAAGCAAGGCGATTTTCGAGCAGATGATCTCCAACTACCAAACGGCGTTGCAGCTTGATCCGGAAGATTACAACGCGAAATTTTTATTGATGAGGGTTTCATCGGAACTTGATTACCTCAACTCGTTTTTGGATGCGATGCAAGCGAATGGCGGAAATGTAACTGACGGCCAAAACCAATAG
- a CDS encoding fused MFS/spermidine synthase, translating to MKPLKNSGNALITLFFISGVCNLVYEIVWARMFNLVFGVTVFAVSAVLAAFMLGLAIGGIFFGRISEKTKNTGALFSLIHAGIFMSVIVMLLAFPLFQAIYLGVFKLFNPNFIVFRIVLFALSMLFMVIPTTLMGATFPVACKLYVRHADRLGADMGLLYSVNTLGSVLGCLATIFLLLGALGMKGCIVLAALTDLAVALAVPVVIKPVPAEVKST from the coding sequence ATGAAACCCCTCAAGAATTCCGGAAACGCGCTCATCACCCTGTTTTTCATTTCGGGCGTGTGCAACCTCGTATACGAAATAGTTTGGGCCCGCATGTTCAATCTTGTTTTCGGGGTCACGGTTTTTGCCGTGAGCGCGGTGCTGGCCGCCTTCATGCTCGGCCTTGCCATTGGGGGAATTTTCTTTGGAAGAATTTCTGAAAAAACAAAAAACACCGGCGCGTTGTTTTCGCTCATTCATGCGGGAATTTTCATGTCCGTCATCGTGATGCTTCTGGCGTTTCCCCTTTTTCAAGCTATTTATCTTGGCGTGTTTAAGCTATTCAACCCCAATTTTATTGTCTTCAGGATCGTGCTTTTCGCCCTGTCGATGCTGTTCATGGTTATCCCCACCACCCTTATGGGCGCCACGTTTCCCGTTGCATGCAAGCTCTACGTGAGGCACGCCGACCGACTGGGAGCAGACATGGGATTGCTATATTCCGTAAACACGCTCGGCAGCGTTCTGGGATGTTTGGCGACGATCTTTCTTCTGCTGGGGGCTTTGGGAATGAAAGGATGCATCGTGCTCGCCGCGCTCACCGACCTTGCCGTGGCGCTTGCAGTTCCTGTGGTGATCAAGCCCGTCCCGGCCGAGGTGAAAAGCACATGA
- a CDS encoding metallophosphoesterase, which yields MELPPFLMPKLRLIAAFAASLALLLGQHCSSPDSADKHSTERFRFIFCNDLHIGEGGRVADSVAMAHVIGEWRTKVPSWDFVVLAGDLTENGDLAHMQWLKTALDSLHKPYYTVIGNHDITNDTDENGKKNYLSVFGDNRLNYLIMHKNVGLVFLDLSNGAKTTVTVKVSTKLWLKKILANFPSKMPIIVFSHFPLNPETPRFSVMNSEELFRYLDKRNVIAYLSGHYHGVWFGFRNKIPFYTNVRLLPFADTSHVYSESGYYLVDVFGSSVGVTPKRTR from the coding sequence ATGGAACTACCCCCTTTCCTCATGCCAAAACTCCGCCTCATCGCAGCATTCGCCGCTTCCCTTGCTTTGCTGTTAGGCCAGCACTGCAGCTCACCCGACAGCGCGGACAAACATTCGACCGAGCGTTTCAGGTTCATCTTTTGCAACGACCTGCATATCGGCGAAGGCGGGCGCGTTGCCGACAGCGTTGCGATGGCGCACGTCATCGGCGAATGGAGGACAAAGGTGCCTTCATGGGACTTCGTGGTGCTCGCCGGCGACCTCACCGAGAACGGCGACCTCGCGCACATGCAATGGCTTAAAACCGCGCTTGACAGCCTGCACAAGCCCTATTACACGGTGATCGGCAACCACGACATCACGAACGACACCGACGAGAACGGAAAAAAAAATTACCTTTCGGTGTTCGGAGACAACCGCCTCAACTACCTGATCATGCATAAAAACGTGGGACTGGTGTTTCTCGATCTGTCGAACGGCGCCAAGACCACGGTCACGGTGAAGGTGTCGACCAAGCTCTGGCTCAAGAAAATTCTCGCTAATTTCCCCAGCAAAATGCCGATCATCGTTTTTTCGCACTTTCCCCTTAATCCCGAAACGCCGCGCTTCTCCGTGATGAATTCCGAGGAATTGTTCAGGTATCTTGACAAACGCAATGTCATCGCCTATCTCTCCGGCCATTACCACGGCGTCTGGTTCGGCTTCAGGAATAAAATTCCGTTTTACACCAATGTACGCCTTTTGCCGTTTGCGGACACGAGCCATGTTTATTCCGAATCGGGCTATTACCTGGTCGACGTGTTCGGCTCGTCGGTGGGCGTTACTCCGAAGAGGACCCGCTAG